A single window of Archangium gephyra DNA harbors:
- a CDS encoding cytochrome P450 produces the protein MTQPAALTGVALRGPRPLPLLGAKGNFLRFFSDPIGQSLRLHRDYGEVCALTDGDPSVLCLFGPAYNQQVLSDRNLFHHNDKAFFPVPETARQLLSGLTSMNGELHRRQRKLMMPPFQKGRVEGYRDDMVALTEHALSRWTPGRTLDVSGEMTELTLQIALRCLFGIEDERQAHDLGHLGMDFLEGLTSPAVMMLPRALPGTPYARFVRTSNALHARLLELIRHKRTLPEGRDVLSMLLRAHDEDGSALTDEELLGQASVIYIAGHETTSHTLSWTLFLLSQHPRVLADLEDELSGTLRGAAPSVEQLSRLPLLDAVVKESMRLLPATPLLFVRFATDGFQLGPLALPKGTGVMLSPFITHRQPDLYPEPDRFLPERWQRLQPSLYEYLPFGAGPRMCLGATFASQEVRLVLATLLQRFRLSLAPEARVSCQVRGITLGPRHGLPMRVGGRDTPLPPPVRVRGDIPRIVRLES, from the coding sequence TCCGATCCCATCGGCCAGTCGCTGCGCCTGCACCGCGACTACGGCGAGGTCTGCGCCCTCACGGACGGAGACCCCTCGGTGCTGTGCCTCTTCGGGCCCGCCTACAACCAGCAGGTCCTCTCCGACCGCAACCTCTTCCACCACAACGACAAGGCCTTCTTCCCCGTACCGGAGACGGCGCGCCAGCTGCTCTCGGGCCTGACGTCGATGAATGGCGAGCTCCACCGCCGGCAGCGCAAGCTGATGATGCCGCCCTTCCAGAAGGGCCGCGTCGAGGGCTACCGCGACGACATGGTGGCCCTCACCGAGCACGCCCTCTCGCGCTGGACGCCGGGCCGTACGCTCGACGTGTCCGGGGAGATGACCGAGCTCACGCTGCAGATCGCCCTGCGCTGTCTGTTCGGCATCGAGGACGAGCGGCAGGCGCACGACCTGGGCCACCTGGGCATGGACTTCCTGGAGGGGCTCACCTCGCCCGCGGTGATGATGCTGCCCCGGGCCCTGCCGGGCACACCGTATGCCCGCTTCGTGCGCACCTCGAATGCGCTGCACGCGCGCCTGCTCGAGCTCATCCGCCACAAGCGCACGCTGCCCGAGGGCCGCGACGTGCTCTCCATGCTCCTGCGAGCCCATGACGAGGACGGCTCGGCCCTCACGGACGAGGAGTTGCTCGGCCAGGCCTCCGTCATCTACATCGCCGGCCACGAGACCACCTCGCACACGTTGAGCTGGACGCTCTTCCTCCTGTCGCAGCACCCGCGCGTACTCGCGGACCTGGAGGACGAGCTGTCCGGCACGCTCCGTGGCGCCGCGCCCTCCGTGGAGCAGCTCTCCCGGCTGCCGCTGCTCGACGCCGTGGTGAAGGAGAGCATGCGCCTGCTGCCAGCCACTCCCCTGCTCTTCGTCCGCTTCGCCACGGACGGCTTCCAGCTCGGCCCCCTCGCACTCCCCAAGGGCACGGGCGTCATGCTCAGCCCGTTCATCACCCACCGGCAGCCGGACCTCTACCCCGAGCCGGACCGCTTCCTCCCCGAGCGCTGGCAGCGCCTGCAGCCCTCGCTCTACGAATACCTGCCGTTCGGCGCCGGGCCGCGCATGTGCCTGGGAGCCACGTTCGCCTCGCAGGAGGTGCGCCTCGTGCTGGCGACGCTGCTGCAACGCTTCCGGTTGTCGCTCGCTCCGGAGGCCCGCGTGTCGTGCCAGGTGCGGGGCATCACCCTGGGCCCTCGCCATGGCCTGCCCATGCGTGTGGGAGGCCGGGACACGCCGCTCCCTCCCCCGGTCCGGGTGCGAGGAGACATCCCGCGCATCGTGCGGCTGGAGTCCTGA
- a CDS encoding GspE/PulE family protein — protein MAQGSDTFSELSQYTLDRHSMRLLPEPFCRRHSVVVLGKIDPQASDAPVTIGMADPDNQSLRFRISDFLQRAIQPVKLNLYEIDTALQTGFGAGPQTKSDLIIRKRLPSRVPPTPVELVDDILAGAIERKASDIHIEAYRDDVDLRYRIDGILHQAFTHMDPESVQEVVSRIKILAGMDITERRRPQDGRIRAVLVQGEEQKVIDFRVSVVPSPGGEDVVIRVLDSSAGLVPVSKLGMSPETERVFLNLLSNPEGLILVTGPTGSGKTTTLYGALAQLNDGRKKIITAEDPIEYYVPKVNQKEVTSQMSHALLLRALLRQDPNVMLVGEIRDLETGSMALNAAATGHVVLGTLHTADAVGAVGRLRGLELDDTDIADSLLAVLAQRLVRRNCPRCVAPAEPTRKQKELLGPLLDGIQPQTGVGCEECRHTGYRGRTGLYELLVVDSGLQDLIAQGAHSAQLRRHARAHGFRTLVEDAMEKIASGQTTLAELVRVIPYRQLMSAREERQQGQVQGQKD, from the coding sequence ATGGCCCAGGGGTCCGACACCTTCTCCGAGCTCTCGCAGTACACCCTCGACCGCCACTCCATGCGGCTGCTGCCGGAGCCGTTCTGCCGCCGCCACTCCGTGGTGGTGCTGGGGAAGATCGACCCGCAGGCGTCCGATGCGCCCGTCACCATCGGCATGGCGGATCCGGACAACCAGTCCCTGCGCTTCCGGATCTCCGACTTCCTGCAGCGGGCCATCCAGCCGGTGAAGCTCAACCTCTACGAGATCGACACGGCCCTGCAGACGGGCTTCGGCGCCGGGCCCCAGACGAAGTCGGATCTCATCATCCGCAAGCGCCTGCCCTCGCGGGTGCCGCCCACGCCCGTCGAGCTCGTGGATGACATCCTCGCCGGGGCCATCGAGCGCAAGGCCTCGGACATCCACATCGAGGCCTATCGCGACGACGTGGACCTGCGCTACCGCATCGACGGCATCCTGCACCAGGCCTTCACGCACATGGATCCGGAGTCCGTGCAGGAGGTGGTCAGCCGCATCAAGATCCTCGCCGGCATGGACATCACCGAGCGGCGCCGGCCCCAGGACGGCCGCATCCGCGCCGTGCTCGTCCAGGGCGAGGAGCAGAAGGTCATCGACTTCCGGGTGAGCGTGGTGCCGAGCCCGGGCGGTGAGGACGTGGTCATCCGCGTGCTCGACTCGAGCGCGGGGCTCGTGCCCGTGAGCAAGCTGGGGATGAGCCCGGAGACGGAGCGGGTGTTCCTCAACCTGCTCTCCAACCCCGAGGGCCTCATCCTCGTCACCGGCCCCACCGGCAGCGGGAAGACGACCACGCTCTACGGGGCGCTCGCGCAGCTCAACGATGGGCGCAAGAAGATCATCACCGCCGAGGATCCCATCGAGTACTACGTCCCCAAGGTGAACCAGAAGGAGGTCACCTCGCAGATGTCGCACGCGCTGCTGCTGCGCGCGCTGCTGCGGCAGGATCCCAACGTGATGCTCGTGGGGGAGATCCGCGACCTGGAGACGGGCAGCATGGCGCTCAACGCGGCGGCCACCGGGCACGTGGTGCTCGGCACGCTCCACACCGCGGATGCCGTGGGCGCCGTGGGCCGGCTCCGCGGCCTGGAGCTGGATGACACCGACATCGCGGACTCGCTGCTCGCGGTGCTGGCGCAGCGGCTCGTGCGTCGCAACTGCCCCAGGTGCGTGGCGCCCGCCGAGCCCACCCGGAAGCAGAAGGAGCTGCTCGGGCCGCTGCTGGACGGCATCCAGCCCCAGACGGGCGTCGGGTGCGAGGAGTGCCGCCACACGGGCTACCGCGGACGCACCGGCCTCTACGAGCTGCTGGTGGTGGACTCGGGGCTGCAGGATCTGATCGCCCAGGGGGCCCACAGCGCCCAGCTGCGCCGCCACGCACGGGCGCATGGCTTCCGCACCCTCGTGGAGGACGCGATGGAGAAGATCGCCTCCGGGCAGACCACGCTCGCGGAGCTGGTGCGTGTCATCCCCTACCGGCAGCTCATGTCCGCCCGCGAGGAGCGACAGCAGGGCCAGGTCCAGGGCCAGAAGGACTGA
- the msrA gene encoding peptide-methionine (S)-S-oxide reductase MsrA, translating to MPSAEEALPGRSTRMAVPKKHHVNGAPLEAPFPEGMEQAIFGLGCFWGAERKFWQTPGVYSTSVGYAGGITPNPTYEEVCSGRTGHTEVVLVVYDPKKVSFETLLKVFWENHDPTQGMRQGNDVGTQYRSAIYWTTEAQRKAVEASREAYQKVLTAAGYEPITTELRPAPEYYYAEDYHQQYLAKNPNGYCGIGGTGVSCPVGVAAAP from the coding sequence ATGCCTTCGGCGGAGGAGGCCCTTCCGGGCCGTTCCACGCGGATGGCGGTTCCCAAGAAGCACCACGTCAACGGCGCGCCGCTCGAGGCGCCCTTCCCGGAGGGAATGGAGCAGGCCATCTTCGGCCTGGGCTGCTTCTGGGGAGCCGAGCGCAAGTTCTGGCAGACGCCCGGCGTGTACTCGACCTCGGTGGGGTATGCGGGAGGCATCACGCCCAACCCCACCTATGAGGAGGTGTGCTCCGGCCGCACGGGCCACACCGAGGTGGTGCTGGTGGTGTACGACCCGAAGAAGGTGTCCTTCGAGACGCTGCTGAAGGTCTTCTGGGAGAACCACGATCCCACGCAGGGCATGCGCCAGGGCAACGACGTGGGGACGCAATACCGCTCGGCCATCTACTGGACGACGGAGGCGCAGCGGAAGGCCGTCGAGGCCTCGCGCGAGGCCTACCAGAAGGTGCTCACGGCGGCGGGCTACGAGCCCATCACCACGGAGCTGCGCCCGGCGCCCGAGTACTACTACGCCGAGGACTACCACCAGCAGTACCTGGCGAAGAACCCGAACGGGTACTGCGGCATCGGGGGCACGGGAGTGAGCTGCCCCGTGGGTGTGGCCGCCGCGCCGTAG
- a CDS encoding ABC transporter permease, with protein MLAMADNLRLAMGTFMGNPLRTLLTLLGIVIGVTTVIVMMALIEGLRLKVNNDLSQLGANTFEVSKWPSGFGRVNWRMYAKRKDLTLEDMRAIQEFCPSVGVVSSSDTSGGQKISSATIETRPGVQVTGATSEYINTSGITVASGRFFSPVEAVDGRQVAVVGLDVADTLFPGMEPLGQQLRIKGRPFTVIGVLQRRGSFLGMVSMDNVLIVPIRAYEMVYGEVDSVEIAVQAREPDMLNKAQEEVTNLMRRRRDVAPLAPNDFEVHTNESMTQTFNSLSQVITIASFGVCLLSLVVGGIGILNIMLVSVTERTKEIGIRKALGARKFRILAQFATEAVIMSLLGGVIGVALGFGLAFLARWVLGFNTVVPPWAVALSLVMSSGVGLVFGIYPAARAARLDPVEAMRSE; from the coding sequence CTGCTGGCGATGGCCGACAACCTGCGGTTGGCCATGGGCACCTTCATGGGCAACCCGCTGCGCACGCTGCTCACGCTGCTGGGCATCGTGATCGGCGTGACGACGGTCATCGTCATGATGGCGCTCATCGAGGGCCTGCGCCTCAAGGTGAACAACGACCTGTCGCAGCTGGGCGCCAACACCTTCGAGGTGAGCAAGTGGCCCTCGGGCTTCGGCCGGGTGAACTGGCGGATGTACGCCAAGCGCAAGGATCTGACGCTGGAGGACATGCGGGCCATCCAGGAGTTCTGTCCCTCGGTGGGCGTGGTGTCTTCCTCGGACACGTCGGGGGGCCAGAAGATCTCCAGCGCGACGATCGAGACGCGGCCGGGGGTTCAGGTCACGGGCGCCACGTCCGAGTACATCAACACCAGTGGCATCACCGTGGCCTCGGGGCGCTTCTTCAGCCCGGTGGAGGCGGTGGATGGCCGTCAGGTCGCGGTGGTGGGCCTGGACGTGGCGGACACGTTGTTCCCGGGCATGGAGCCGCTCGGCCAGCAGCTGCGCATCAAGGGACGTCCCTTCACCGTGATCGGGGTGCTGCAGCGGCGGGGCAGCTTCCTGGGCATGGTGAGCATGGACAACGTCCTCATCGTGCCCATCCGCGCCTATGAGATGGTCTACGGCGAGGTGGACTCGGTGGAGATCGCCGTGCAGGCGCGCGAGCCGGACATGCTCAACAAGGCGCAGGAAGAGGTGACGAACCTCATGCGCCGCCGGCGTGACGTGGCCCCGTTGGCGCCCAACGACTTCGAGGTGCACACCAACGAGTCGATGACGCAGACCTTCAACAGCCTCTCCCAGGTCATCACCATCGCCAGCTTCGGGGTGTGCCTGCTGTCGCTCGTGGTGGGCGGCATCGGCATCCTCAACATCATGCTGGTGTCGGTGACGGAGCGGACGAAGGAGATCGGCATCCGCAAGGCGCTGGGAGCACGCAAGTTCCGCATCCTCGCGCAGTTCGCCACCGAGGCGGTGATCATGTCGCTGCTGGGCGGGGTGATCGGCGTGGCGCTCGGCTTCGGGCTGGCCTTCCTCGCGCGGTGGGTGCTGGGCTTCAACACCGTGGTGCCCCCGTGGGCGGTGGCACTCTCGCTGGTGATGAGCTCGGGCGTGGGCCTGGTGTTCGGCATCTACCCCGCGGCCCGCGCCGCGAGGTTGGATCCCGTGGAGGCGATGCGCTCGGAGTAG
- a CDS encoding ABC transporter permease — MNKAVRVDVMEGARIAFFSLGANRMRTVLTTVGIGIGVATLLAIIGIIQGLNASFDKQLSSLGSNTLQVSKFPWVIKGDWWMYRNRKNFTLPQVEQIRAQAPFISAISPIVGRNGDVGFNGQQLSTVDVYGVTQEYFAIGSWQVVSGRPLTSADDAVTRPVAVLGATVAEGLFPGLNPLGRSIRIDGRPFQVVGTLARKGKLLERDQDLAVMVPFKTFYSTFGKGRPFSIAMAVEQGQDIRKAEEQLVGIVRRVRGTPAGVPDDFSINRPEQLAQTYEQLTGALYGVALGVGFITMLVGGIGIMNIMLVSVRERTREIGIRRALGARKRTIVLQFLMEASAVSAVGGLLGTVVGLGTAKVVSLITPLAADVQLFTIVGGVGFAALVGLLFGIWPAARAANLDPVEALRYE, encoded by the coding sequence ATGAACAAGGCCGTGCGCGTGGATGTGATGGAGGGGGCGCGCATCGCCTTCTTCTCGCTGGGAGCCAACCGGATGCGCACCGTGCTCACCACGGTGGGCATCGGCATCGGCGTGGCCACGCTGCTGGCCATCATCGGCATCATCCAGGGGCTCAACGCCTCCTTCGACAAGCAGCTGTCCTCGCTCGGCTCCAATACGCTGCAGGTCTCCAAGTTTCCCTGGGTCATCAAGGGGGACTGGTGGATGTACCGCAACCGGAAGAACTTCACCCTGCCGCAGGTGGAGCAGATCCGCGCGCAGGCGCCGTTCATCTCCGCCATCTCGCCCATCGTCGGCCGCAACGGGGACGTGGGCTTCAATGGCCAGCAGCTCTCCACCGTGGACGTCTACGGGGTGACGCAGGAGTACTTCGCCATCGGCTCCTGGCAGGTGGTGTCCGGGCGTCCCCTGACGAGCGCGGATGACGCCGTGACCCGGCCGGTGGCCGTGCTCGGCGCCACCGTGGCCGAGGGCCTCTTCCCGGGGCTCAATCCCCTGGGCCGCTCCATCCGCATCGACGGCCGGCCCTTCCAGGTGGTGGGCACGCTGGCGCGCAAGGGCAAGCTGCTGGAGCGGGATCAGGATCTGGCGGTGATGGTGCCCTTCAAGACGTTCTACTCCACCTTCGGCAAGGGCCGCCCCTTCAGCATCGCCATGGCGGTGGAGCAGGGGCAGGACATCCGCAAGGCGGAGGAGCAGCTCGTGGGCATCGTGCGGCGCGTGCGCGGCACGCCCGCGGGCGTCCCGGACGACTTCTCCATCAACCGCCCGGAGCAGCTCGCCCAGACGTACGAGCAGCTCACCGGGGCGCTCTATGGCGTGGCGCTGGGCGTGGGCTTCATCACCATGCTGGTGGGTGGCATCGGCATCATGAACATCATGCTGGTGTCGGTGCGCGAGCGGACGCGGGAGATCGGCATCCGGCGGGCGCTCGGGGCACGCAAGCGCACGATCGTGCTGCAGTTCCTCATGGAGGCGTCCGCGGTGTCCGCGGTGGGCGGCCTGTTGGGCACCGTCGTGGGATTGGGGACGGCCAAGGTGGTCTCCCTCATCACCCCGCTGGCGGCGGACGTGCAGCTCTTCACCATCGTGGGTGGCGTGGGCTTCGCCGCGCTGGTGGGGTTGCTGTTTGGCATCTGGCCGGCGGCGCGAGCCGCGAACCTGGACCCGGTGGAAGCCCTCCGGTACGAGTGA
- a CDS encoding ABC transporter ATP-binding protein translates to MSQVNGAGSPRLIDVQDVTRVFHVGGEEVRALRGVSFGIGRGEWVAIIGQSGSGKSTLMNVLGCLDTPSSGRYMLNSKDVSRMTDDELAVVRNEEIGFIFQTFQLLPRETALSNVELPLVYRGMRAKERRERARAALAKVHLEHRMHHRPNELSGGQRQRVAIARALVAEPSMLLADEPTGNLDSATGEEIVRLFEELHRAGNTLVLVTHEPKLAARCPRAIRLSDGEIVADGPGRQVALGDGHAPPAQAVGGA, encoded by the coding sequence GTGAGCCAGGTCAACGGCGCCGGGTCCCCCCGGCTCATCGATGTGCAGGACGTCACCCGTGTCTTCCACGTGGGTGGCGAGGAGGTGCGCGCGCTCCGGGGCGTCTCCTTCGGTATCGGCCGTGGCGAGTGGGTGGCCATTATCGGCCAGTCCGGCTCGGGCAAGAGCACGTTGATGAACGTGCTGGGCTGTCTGGATACGCCCAGCAGCGGCCGCTACATGCTCAACAGCAAGGACGTGTCGCGCATGACGGACGACGAGCTCGCCGTGGTGCGCAACGAGGAGATTGGCTTCATCTTCCAGACGTTCCAGCTGCTGCCGCGCGAGACGGCGCTGTCCAACGTGGAGCTGCCGCTCGTCTACCGGGGCATGAGGGCCAAGGAGCGGCGCGAGCGGGCGAGGGCGGCGCTGGCGAAGGTGCACCTGGAGCACCGCATGCACCACCGGCCCAACGAGCTGTCCGGTGGCCAGCGTCAGCGCGTGGCCATCGCCCGGGCGCTGGTGGCCGAGCCCTCCATGCTCCTGGCGGACGAGCCCACGGGCAACCTGGACTCGGCCACGGGCGAGGAGATCGTCCGGCTCTTCGAGGAGCTGCACCGCGCGGGCAACACGCTGGTGCTCGTCACGCACGAGCCGAAGCTGGCGGCGCGCTGCCCGCGAGCCATCCGGCTCAGTGACGGGGAGATCGTCGCGGACGGCCCTGGCCGCCAGGTGGCGCTGGGTGACGGGCACGCGCCTCCGGCGCAGGCCGTGGGGGGCGCATGA
- a CDS encoding efflux RND transporter periplasmic adaptor subunit, with translation MKWWKAVIAGGLFLGAAAITVGGLKDRPPPTVEAQVGKARKGSITRTITGAGKVQAATTVKISSNLSGDLTELLVKDGDRVTKGQVLGRIDRKRYEASAKQALAAQNAARSDAQVSQVEVDRTTAELARVEELGKKGMASAAEVEQSRAARDTAAARLASAQQRLAQASAVYEEAQTNLSKTTLLSPIDGNIIELSREVGERVRGSDFSEDVVMTIAALNVMEVKFEVGEHEVVHLKPGQPAEIAVDALEGESYQGSVVEIAQKALIKNPGTEAEVTTFPVTVALSTRPARVLPGMSAEVRISAEKHDDTVLVPIQSVTVRPEKSLPDYTPPVEGTGLTVARRAETLAKVVFVVDADNKAQMRRVRTGIASDTDLEILEGLAEGDKVVEGPYRTLSKELKHGDVVREPQPGGPGGPGGKKS, from the coding sequence ATGAAGTGGTGGAAGGCGGTCATCGCAGGCGGTCTGTTCCTCGGGGCGGCGGCCATCACGGTGGGGGGGTTGAAGGACCGGCCTCCTCCCACGGTGGAGGCGCAGGTGGGCAAGGCCCGCAAGGGCAGCATCACCCGCACCATCACGGGCGCTGGCAAGGTGCAGGCGGCCACCACGGTGAAGATCTCCTCCAACCTCTCCGGCGACCTGACGGAGCTGCTGGTGAAGGATGGGGACCGGGTGACGAAGGGCCAGGTGCTGGGCCGCATCGATCGCAAGCGCTACGAGGCCTCGGCCAAGCAGGCCCTGGCGGCGCAGAACGCGGCGCGCTCGGACGCGCAGGTGTCGCAGGTGGAGGTGGATCGCACCACGGCGGAGTTGGCGCGCGTGGAGGAGCTGGGCAAGAAGGGCATGGCCTCGGCGGCCGAGGTGGAGCAGTCGAGGGCCGCCCGGGACACGGCCGCGGCCCGGCTGGCCTCGGCGCAGCAGCGCCTGGCGCAGGCCTCCGCCGTGTACGAGGAGGCGCAGACCAACCTCTCCAAGACGACGCTGCTCTCGCCCATCGACGGCAACATCATCGAGCTGTCGCGCGAGGTGGGTGAGCGCGTGCGGGGCTCGGACTTCTCCGAGGACGTGGTGATGACCATCGCCGCGCTCAACGTGATGGAGGTGAAGTTCGAGGTGGGCGAGCACGAGGTGGTGCACCTCAAGCCCGGCCAGCCCGCGGAGATCGCCGTGGACGCGCTGGAGGGTGAGTCCTACCAGGGCTCGGTGGTGGAGATCGCCCAGAAGGCGCTCATCAAGAACCCCGGCACCGAGGCCGAGGTGACGACGTTCCCGGTGACGGTGGCGCTGAGCACGCGGCCGGCGCGGGTGCTGCCGGGCATGAGCGCCGAGGTGCGCATCTCCGCCGAGAAGCATGACGACACGGTGCTCGTCCCCATCCAGTCGGTGACGGTGCGGCCGGAGAAGAGCCTGCCGGACTACACGCCGCCGGTGGAGGGCACGGGCCTGACGGTGGCGCGCCGCGCGGAGACGCTGGCCAAGGTGGTCTTCGTGGTGGACGCGGACAACAAGGCGCAGATGCGCCGGGTGCGCACGGGCATCGCCTCCGACACGGACCTGGAGATCCTCGAGGGGCTCGCCGAGGGCGACAAGGTGGTGGAAGGCCCCTACCGCACGCTCTCCAAGGAGCTGAAGCACGGGGACGTGGTGCGCGAGCCGCAGCCGGGCGGCCCCGGTGGTCCGGGTGGGAAGAAGTCGTGA
- a CDS encoding TolC family protein, producing MNVLMLAVALATQATPVNLEDARARSRENVQALTAALQASSAEQDVRIARSSLLPQLRFQLGASVDYNGPQRFISVERDASGAFVRQVVDLEESLLPNFGLSLGVQQLIYDRAVWARLEQSGAQLEAQQGEALEQQDTSELEGINRFYSLFRTQATIQVLEANVRRSEQQLERARALFQAGRVGKAEELSAQVNLGNDRIAVVARQSQLATDQARLSTWLAMPGAEAVEAVDPGVLAQSPAPAPALEQALQEARTRRPLLVALRKRLRAAELQESIANAGYLPRVSLQGSYSRNGPNADIVFGNPRLQNSVSGGVTVSWDLFNGFTTQAQARRAQYQSRVAELNLQQSERELEGTVRQSHVALAAQITSAELAEANRKAAADALVLAEERFNAGVSSTLEVRDAQLKLTQAELTLLENRINVEIARFTLMRAMGTLAPGEAK from the coding sequence ATGAACGTGCTCATGCTCGCGGTGGCGCTCGCCACCCAGGCAACCCCTGTCAACCTGGAGGACGCCCGCGCGAGGAGCCGGGAGAACGTCCAGGCCCTCACCGCCGCGTTGCAGGCCTCCAGCGCCGAGCAGGACGTGCGCATCGCCCGCTCGTCGCTGCTGCCCCAGCTGCGGTTCCAGTTGGGGGCGTCCGTGGACTACAACGGCCCTCAGCGCTTCATCTCCGTCGAGCGCGATGCGAGCGGCGCCTTCGTGCGGCAGGTGGTCGATCTGGAGGAGTCGCTGCTCCCCAACTTCGGCCTCTCCCTCGGCGTGCAGCAGCTCATCTATGACCGGGCCGTCTGGGCGCGGCTGGAGCAGAGCGGGGCGCAGCTGGAGGCCCAGCAGGGCGAGGCGCTCGAGCAGCAGGACACCTCGGAGCTGGAGGGCATCAACCGCTTCTATTCGCTCTTCCGGACCCAGGCGACCATCCAGGTGCTGGAGGCCAACGTGCGGCGCAGCGAGCAGCAGCTCGAGCGCGCCCGGGCGCTCTTCCAGGCGGGCCGCGTGGGCAAGGCCGAGGAGCTGTCCGCCCAGGTGAACCTGGGCAATGACCGCATCGCCGTGGTGGCGCGGCAGTCGCAGCTCGCCACGGACCAGGCGCGGTTGAGCACGTGGCTGGCCATGCCGGGCGCGGAGGCCGTGGAGGCGGTGGATCCGGGCGTGCTCGCCCAGTCTCCCGCACCGGCGCCCGCCCTGGAGCAGGCGCTGCAGGAGGCGAGGACCCGCCGCCCGCTGCTGGTGGCGCTGCGCAAGCGGCTGCGCGCCGCCGAGCTGCAGGAGAGCATCGCCAACGCCGGGTACCTGCCGCGCGTCTCCCTCCAGGGCTCCTACTCGCGCAACGGCCCCAACGCGGACATCGTCTTCGGCAATCCGAGGTTGCAGAACTCGGTGTCCGGCGGGGTCACGGTGTCGTGGGATCTCTTCAATGGTTTCACCACGCAGGCGCAGGCGCGCCGGGCCCAGTACCAGAGCCGGGTGGCCGAGCTGAACCTGCAGCAGTCCGAGCGCGAGCTGGAGGGCACGGTGCGCCAGTCGCACGTGGCGCTGGCGGCGCAGATCACCTCCGCGGAGCTGGCCGAGGCCAACCGCAAGGCGGCCGCCGACGCGCTGGTGCTCGCCGAGGAGCGCTTCAACGCGGGAGTCAGCTCGACGCTGGAGGTGCGCGACGCGCAGCTCAAGCTCACGCAGGCGGAGCTGACGCTGCTGGAGAACAGGATCAACGTTGAAATCGCCCGCTTCACGCTGATGCGGGCCATGGGCACTCTGGCCCCGGGAGAGGCGAAATGA
- a CDS encoding YIP1 family protein: MLLDPLDATGAAIEARRWVWPLLILAVCVSASGTAFSLRWDAGPAVVQQMQMSGQLGRATETEISEEIQTASRKALVAGIAKGVFVMPLLTLVLAAALWVVAWLLDKSAPFGQLMSAAALAMLPIALYHLIFALCALAQHSLSEARVMDLVPSSLAALDGLSPKVAKVLRGVDFFNLWSVALLGLGFSSATGMSKGRAVVLCVVLYILFVGVFFIGVPAMMAGGPGGPRGAGGPGGGR, encoded by the coding sequence GTGCTCCTTGACCCGCTCGACGCGACCGGAGCCGCCATCGAGGCCCGCCGCTGGGTGTGGCCCCTCCTGATCCTCGCCGTGTGCGTGTCCGCTTCCGGGACGGCCTTTTCCCTCCGCTGGGACGCCGGTCCCGCGGTGGTGCAGCAGATGCAGATGTCCGGCCAGCTCGGGCGGGCGACGGAGACGGAGATCTCCGAGGAGATCCAGACGGCCTCGCGCAAGGCGCTGGTGGCGGGGATCGCCAAGGGCGTCTTCGTGATGCCGCTGTTGACGCTGGTGCTGGCGGCGGCGCTGTGGGTGGTGGCGTGGCTGCTCGACAAGAGCGCGCCCTTTGGCCAGCTCATGTCGGCGGCGGCGCTGGCCATGCTGCCCATCGCGCTCTACCACCTCATCTTCGCCCTGTGCGCGCTGGCGCAGCACTCGCTCTCCGAGGCGCGGGTGATGGACCTGGTGCCCTCGAGCCTGGCCGCCCTGGACGGGCTGTCGCCCAAGGTGGCCAAGGTGCTGCGGGGCGTGGACTTCTTCAACCTGTGGAGCGTGGCGCTGCTGGGGCTGGGTTTCTCCTCGGCCACGGGGATGAGCAAGGGCCGGGCGGTGGTGCTGTGCGTGGTGCTCTACATCCTGTTCGTTGGGGTGTTCTTCATTGGTGTGCCCGCGATGATGGCCGGAGGTCCCGGCGGTCCGCGTGGCGCGGGTGGTCCGGGAGGTGGACGATGA